Proteins found in one Planctomycetes bacterium MalM25 genomic segment:
- the xylE_3 gene encoding D-xylose-proton symporter, with translation MPANKTLLISAVTAALGGLLFGFDTVVISGAEQRIESLWGLSSQLHGLAMSAALWGTVLGSLMGAYPSDRFGRKRTLLAIGLLYFVSAVWSALAGDVYSFMAARFLGGVGVGVSTVAAPLYITEISPPALRGRLTGMFQFNIVFGILLAYLSNYLLSGLGETAWRWMLGVEALPALAYSVACLFLPESPRWLLTVRGDRDSAAEVARRVGLAESEADADALLDQIDAASRAESPNQRFFTRGLSRPISLAFLIAVFNQLSGINAVLYFAPRIFEMTGLGPQSAFQQSIFVGVTNLVFTLAGLWLIDRLGRRTLLVIGSLGYILSLGLCSWAFATESYPIVPYCLFAFIAAHAIGQGAVIWVFISEVFPNRHRAAGAALGSGTHWVLAAVITLVFPTAVTKFPPSVVFGFFATMMVVQLVWVATRVPETKGVPLEELQRRLGTE, from the coding sequence ATGCCTGCCAACAAGACGCTGCTGATCAGCGCCGTCACCGCCGCGCTCGGCGGGCTGCTCTTCGGTTTCGACACGGTTGTCATCTCGGGCGCCGAGCAGCGGATCGAGTCGTTGTGGGGGCTCAGCTCGCAGCTGCACGGCCTCGCTATGAGCGCGGCCCTGTGGGGGACCGTGCTCGGCTCGCTGATGGGCGCCTACCCGTCCGATCGCTTCGGGCGGAAACGGACGCTGCTGGCGATCGGCCTCTTGTACTTCGTCTCGGCGGTCTGGTCCGCTCTGGCGGGCGACGTCTACTCGTTCATGGCGGCGCGGTTCCTCGGCGGGGTCGGCGTGGGCGTGTCGACCGTCGCCGCGCCGCTGTACATCACGGAGATCTCCCCGCCCGCGTTGCGGGGGCGGCTCACCGGGATGTTCCAGTTCAACATCGTCTTCGGCATTCTGCTGGCGTACCTGTCGAACTACCTGCTCAGCGGCCTCGGCGAGACCGCCTGGCGGTGGATGCTGGGCGTGGAGGCCCTCCCCGCGCTCGCCTACAGCGTGGCGTGCCTGTTCCTCCCCGAGAGCCCCCGTTGGCTGCTCACCGTCCGCGGCGATCGCGACTCGGCCGCCGAAGTCGCCCGGCGCGTCGGCCTGGCGGAATCCGAAGCGGACGCCGACGCTTTACTAGACCAGATCGACGCCGCCTCGCGTGCCGAGTCGCCGAACCAAAGGTTCTTCACGCGCGGCTTGAGCCGACCGATCTCGCTCGCCTTCTTGATCGCGGTGTTCAACCAACTCTCGGGCATCAACGCGGTGCTCTACTTCGCCCCACGCATCTTCGAGATGACCGGGCTCGGCCCCCAGTCGGCGTTCCAGCAGTCCATCTTCGTTGGGGTGACGAACCTCGTGTTCACCCTGGCGGGGCTCTGGCTGATCGACCGGCTCGGCCGTCGCACGCTGCTGGTGATCGGTTCGCTGGGCTACATCTTGTCGCTCGGGCTCTGCAGCTGGGCGTTCGCGACCGAGAGCTACCCGATCGTGCCTTACTGTCTCTTCGCCTTCATCGCCGCGCACGCCATCGGCCAGGGCGCCGTGATCTGGGTCTTCATCTCGGAGGTCTTCCCCAACCGTCACCGTGCGGCGGGGGCGGCCCTCGGGTCGGGGACGCACTGGGTGCTCGCGGCGGTGATCACGCTCGTCTTCCCGACCGCGGTCACCAAGTTCCCGCCGAGCGTCGTCTTCGGCTTCTTCGCCACGATGATGGTCGTGCAGCTTGTCTGGGTCGCCACGAGGGTCCCGGAGACCAAGGGCGTACCGCTCGAAGAGTTGCAGCGGAGGCTCGGGACCGAGTAA
- the atsA_14 gene encoding Arylsulfatase encodes MPRLLTLIVTLSVALVPFVPAVGRMNVVLILADDLGRHDLSCTGSDLYHTPHIDRLASESLSFAQAYSSHPTCSPSRSAILSGKCPAKLGIVSHGALRKVVGGGDGTFLVPEEYTLAEALRDAGYTTGHVGKWHVGKEGKAGPKEQGFHHDLASNEFCCTGSFFYPYTKKGKDGEVDAASAVPDLADRGPEDHLTEALAEEAVEFIGAHKEETFFLNLWTYAVHTPIQAERDKVKKYKSILDNRPADATQHQTNPNYAGLVEHLDDCVGRVMKAIEANGLADNTIVIFTSDNGGEIRNGVTNNYPLRNGKVSQYLGGTRVPLFVRWPGVTKPTAVCDTAVIGHDLYPTILGMTGVAGDATQNAAMDGRDLTPLLRDPTGAELDRDTLHWLRHPVVFHYRNQMDEPGMGPCGSVVRGDWKLIELLPTPQGVEQSFELYNLRNDPSETTNLAEQYPGVVAELSAAMVAWREEVDAPKYESAYAEYEKIKAP; translated from the coding sequence ATGCCCCGACTGCTCACTCTGATCGTGACGCTGAGCGTCGCTCTGGTTCCCTTCGTTCCGGCGGTGGGCCGCATGAACGTGGTGCTGATCCTGGCCGACGACCTCGGCCGGCACGATCTCTCCTGCACCGGCAGCGATCTCTACCACACTCCTCACATCGACCGCCTGGCGAGCGAGAGCTTGAGCTTCGCGCAAGCGTACTCGTCGCACCCAACCTGCTCGCCGAGCCGATCGGCGATCCTTTCGGGCAAGTGCCCGGCCAAGCTGGGGATCGTCAGTCACGGCGCGCTCCGCAAGGTGGTCGGCGGGGGCGACGGAACGTTCCTCGTCCCCGAGGAGTACACCCTGGCCGAAGCGCTACGCGACGCGGGGTACACGACCGGCCACGTCGGCAAATGGCACGTCGGAAAGGAGGGCAAGGCGGGGCCGAAGGAGCAAGGCTTTCACCACGACCTCGCGTCGAACGAGTTCTGCTGCACCGGCAGTTTCTTCTACCCCTACACGAAGAAGGGCAAGGACGGCGAGGTCGATGCGGCGAGCGCCGTCCCCGATCTGGCCGATCGAGGACCGGAAGACCACCTGACAGAAGCCCTCGCCGAAGAAGCCGTCGAGTTTATCGGCGCGCATAAGGAGGAGACCTTCTTCCTCAACCTCTGGACCTACGCCGTCCACACGCCGATCCAAGCAGAACGCGATAAGGTCAAGAAGTACAAGTCGATCCTCGATAATCGACCCGCCGACGCAACCCAGCACCAGACCAATCCCAACTACGCCGGCTTGGTCGAGCACCTCGACGATTGCGTCGGTCGTGTGATGAAGGCGATCGAAGCGAACGGGCTGGCCGACAACACGATCGTCATCTTCACCAGCGACAACGGGGGCGAGATCCGGAACGGGGTCACCAACAATTATCCGCTCCGCAACGGCAAGGTGAGCCAGTACCTGGGGGGAACCCGCGTGCCGCTATTCGTCAGGTGGCCCGGCGTGACCAAGCCCACCGCCGTGTGCGACACGGCGGTCATCGGCCACGACCTCTACCCGACGATCCTCGGCATGACCGGCGTGGCGGGGGACGCGACGCAGAACGCCGCCATGGACGGCCGTGACCTGACCCCGCTCCTGCGAGACCCGACGGGGGCGGAACTCGATCGCGACACGCTGCACTGGCTGCGTCACCCGGTCGTGTTCCACTACCGTAACCAGATGGACGAGCCCGGCATGGGCCCCTGCGGCTCCGTCGTACGGGGCGATTGGAAGCTGATCGAACTCCTCCCCACGCCCCAAGGCGTCGAGCAATCGTTCGAGCTCTACAACCTGCGAAACGACCCCTCCGAGACCACCAACCTCGCGGAGCAGTACCCGGGAGTCGTCGCCGAACTGAGCGCCGCGATGGTCGCTTGGCGCGAGGAGGTCGACGCCCCCAAGTACGAATCGGCCTACGCCGAGTACGAGAAGATCAAAGCGCCTTGA
- the uup gene encoding ABC transporter ATP-binding protein uup produces the protein MPLVTLDNLTIAFRGPPLLDEVSTVIEPGQKIGLLGRNGAGKSTLMRIVAGEQAPDSGSCTLAEGTHVARLEQEVPSEVADAGDGTVDAVIRSGWRSSDEHDEWKLDKELERLVAATRLDPAAKFTDLSAGLKRRALLARAVVSKPDLLLLDEPTNHLDLAAIEWLESFLAGWPAALLFVTHDRAFLRRVATRILEIDRGRLFDWSCDYDAFLVRKEQMLAAEEKQNALFDKRLAEEEKWIRQGIKARRTRNEGRVRALKALRVERGERRELEGKAKLAIQEADRSGALVARAKGVSYQYPGSETPVFTELTTTLMRGDKVGVIGPNGAGKTTLLRTLLGELEPTAGEVRLGTNLQIAYFDQLRGRLDLQNDGDDTSTAEQTVADGYDTVKIGGGTRHVVGYLRDFLFTPDRARTPIKSLSGGERNRLLLAKLFAKPANVVVLDEPTNDLDAETLELLEDRLIDYDGTLLIVSHDREFLNNVVTSTLVFEPSGDGVLAVKEYVGGFDDWVRQRDASQPKPEATKPTEKKATPSPAPADDAPAKKKLSYKEQRELNALPGTIERLESQLEALHAKMADPAFYQSDPKTIAAAQAETTELQTELDNAYARWEELEA, from the coding sequence ATGCCGCTCGTCACGCTCGATAATCTCACGATCGCCTTCCGCGGCCCTCCGCTGCTCGACGAGGTCAGCACGGTCATCGAGCCGGGGCAGAAGATCGGCCTCTTGGGCCGCAACGGCGCCGGCAAGAGCACGCTCATGCGGATCGTCGCCGGCGAGCAGGCGCCCGACTCGGGCAGCTGCACCCTCGCCGAGGGGACGCACGTCGCGCGGCTGGAGCAGGAGGTCCCCAGCGAAGTCGCCGACGCGGGCGACGGAACGGTCGACGCCGTGATCCGCTCCGGCTGGCGTTCGTCCGACGAGCACGACGAATGGAAACTCGACAAGGAGTTGGAACGCCTCGTCGCCGCGACCCGGCTCGATCCGGCGGCGAAGTTCACCGACCTGTCAGCGGGGCTCAAGCGCCGTGCGTTGCTCGCCCGCGCCGTGGTGAGCAAGCCCGACCTGCTGCTTCTCGATGAGCCGACCAACCACCTCGACCTGGCGGCGATCGAGTGGCTCGAGTCGTTCCTCGCCGGTTGGCCGGCGGCGCTGCTGTTCGTGACCCACGACCGGGCGTTCCTGCGGCGCGTCGCGACGCGCATCCTCGAGATCGACCGCGGCCGGCTCTTCGATTGGTCGTGCGACTACGACGCCTTCCTCGTGCGCAAGGAGCAGATGCTCGCCGCCGAGGAGAAGCAGAACGCTCTGTTCGACAAACGCCTCGCCGAAGAGGAGAAGTGGATCCGTCAGGGCATCAAGGCCCGCCGCACCCGCAACGAGGGCCGCGTCCGCGCGCTGAAGGCGTTGCGTGTCGAGCGGGGCGAACGCCGCGAGCTGGAGGGCAAGGCGAAGCTCGCCATCCAGGAGGCCGACCGCAGCGGCGCGCTCGTCGCGCGGGCCAAAGGGGTCTCGTACCAGTACCCCGGCTCCGAAACGCCCGTCTTCACCGAGTTGACGACCACGCTGATGCGCGGCGACAAGGTCGGCGTCATCGGCCCCAACGGGGCCGGCAAGACGACGCTCCTCCGCACACTGCTGGGCGAACTGGAGCCGACGGCGGGCGAGGTCCGCCTCGGCACGAACCTGCAGATCGCCTACTTCGATCAACTCCGCGGCCGCTTGGATCTTCAGAATGACGGGGACGACACCTCCACCGCTGAGCAGACGGTCGCCGACGGCTACGACACGGTGAAGATCGGCGGCGGAACGCGCCACGTGGTCGGCTACCTCCGCGACTTCCTGTTCACCCCCGACCGGGCCCGCACACCGATCAAATCGCTCTCCGGCGGCGAGCGGAACCGGCTGCTGCTGGCGAAGCTGTTCGCGAAGCCGGCGAACGTCGTCGTGCTCGACGAGCCGACCAACGACCTCGACGCGGAGACCCTCGAGCTGCTGGAGGATCGCCTCATCGACTACGACGGCACGCTGCTCATTGTCAGCCACGACCGCGAGTTCCTCAACAATGTGGTGACCAGCACGCTGGTCTTCGAGCCCAGCGGTGATGGCGTGCTGGCGGTGAAGGAGTACGTCGGCGGCTTCGACGACTGGGTCCGCCAACGCGACGCCTCGCAACCGAAGCCCGAGGCCACGAAGCCCACCGAGAAGAAGGCGACGCCCTCCCCCGCCCCGGCCGACGACGCGCCGGCGAAGAAGAAGCTGTCGTACAAAGAGCAGCGTGAGCTGAACGCGCTGCCGGGCACGATCGAGCGGCTCGAGTCCCAGCTCGAAGCACTGCACGCGAAGATGGCCGACCCGGCGTTCTACCAGAGCGACCCGAAGACGATCGCCGCCGCCCAGGCCGAAACGACCGAGCTGCAAACCGAGCTCGACAACGCCTACGCCCGCTGGGAAGAGCTGGAGGCGTAG
- the rihA gene encoding Pyrimidine-specific ribonucleoside hydrolase RihA produces MPRKVILDVDPGVDDAVALCVALADPDLEVVAVTATGGAVPPRQASLNVQAILEQIDPPRRPRVGVADPLQPLRSDARDLHGPDGLAGAQTPVAEKANQHLSPKVIAEEVRRLPDEITLVGSGPMTNIAAVLTRERDAAEALWGVVVQGGSVGAGGDVTPAAEFNVYCDAGSAREVFHSGVTPTLAPLDVSRELVFGYDLLEFVRGRDSRTCQLLAKILPGFYRAYRQRYGLEGVRLPALAGVLAAKRPQLYKSRPMHGEVETSGELTHGATVFDRRDAPDSEPNLDVITSFDEEAAREAVFSALECGV; encoded by the coding sequence ATGCCGCGCAAGGTGATCCTCGATGTTGATCCGGGAGTCGACGACGCCGTCGCGCTGTGCGTGGCGCTCGCGGACCCCGACCTGGAGGTGGTGGCCGTCACCGCCACGGGGGGCGCCGTCCCGCCGCGGCAGGCTTCGCTCAACGTGCAGGCGATCCTCGAGCAGATCGATCCACCCCGCCGACCCCGCGTGGGGGTGGCGGACCCGCTCCAGCCGTTGCGTTCCGACGCCCGCGACTTGCACGGCCCCGACGGCTTGGCGGGTGCGCAGACGCCGGTCGCCGAGAAGGCGAACCAGCACCTCTCGCCCAAGGTGATCGCCGAGGAGGTCCGCCGTCTGCCGGACGAGATCACGCTGGTCGGCAGCGGCCCGATGACCAACATCGCAGCAGTGCTCACCCGCGAGCGCGACGCGGCGGAGGCGCTCTGGGGCGTCGTGGTACAGGGGGGCTCGGTCGGCGCGGGGGGGGATGTCACACCTGCGGCCGAGTTCAACGTCTACTGCGATGCCGGCTCGGCGCGCGAAGTCTTCCACAGCGGCGTCACGCCCACGCTCGCCCCGCTCGACGTGTCGCGCGAGCTCGTTTTCGGCTACGACCTGCTCGAATTCGTCCGCGGCCGTGACTCGCGGACCTGCCAGCTGCTGGCGAAGATCCTGCCCGGCTTCTATCGAGCCTACCGGCAGCGATACGGCCTTGAGGGCGTCCGGCTGCCAGCGCTGGCGGGCGTGCTCGCCGCCAAGCGGCCGCAGCTCTACAAGAGCCGGCCCATGCACGGCGAGGTCGAAACGTCCGGCGAGCTGACGCACGGCGCCACGGTGTTCGACCGCCGCGACGCCCCCGACAGCGAGCCGAACCTCGACGTGATCACGTCGTTCGACGAGGAAGCGGCCCGCGAAGCCGTGTTTAGCGCCCTAGAATGTGGTGTCTGA
- the purD gene encoding Phosphoribosylamine--glycine ligase: MKVLVVGGGGREHALAWKLAQSPRAEVVFCAPGNAGTGGETELPIENVDLSATDTERVVAFAKANEIGLTVVGPEAPLVAGLVDALEDSGLKAFGPSQAAAELEGSKVFCKELLRHGDIPTGDFQTFQTAEEARLFLEERESQPMVVKADGLAAGKGVVVCDTKEEALEAVERIAGAKEFGAAGNRLLIEERLHGQEASILALTDGQSIVALPAAQDHKPAHDGDTGPNTGGMGAYSPAPIVTDALLRQVEEEVLVPTVHHMKRKRRPFKGVLYAGLMLTKQGPKVLEYNVRFGDPECQPVLMRLKTDLLDLLEATADGRLHEAPPLEWDPRPAVCVVMASEGYPGSYEKGHVISGLAEADAVPGVKVFHAGTASIDGDVVNVGGRVLGVTALGDTIPAAKLAAYTAVKQIRWRGAWCRKDIADKAVGVVS; the protein is encoded by the coding sequence ATGAAGGTCTTGGTCGTAGGCGGCGGCGGGCGCGAGCACGCCCTCGCGTGGAAACTCGCCCAGAGCCCCCGGGCGGAGGTCGTCTTCTGCGCGCCGGGCAACGCCGGCACGGGGGGCGAGACCGAGCTTCCGATCGAGAACGTCGATCTCTCCGCGACCGATACCGAGCGGGTCGTCGCCTTCGCGAAGGCGAACGAGATCGGCCTGACGGTCGTCGGCCCCGAGGCGCCGCTGGTCGCGGGCCTGGTCGATGCGCTCGAGGACTCGGGCTTGAAGGCGTTCGGCCCCAGCCAGGCCGCCGCCGAGCTCGAGGGCTCCAAGGTCTTCTGCAAGGAGCTGCTCCGCCACGGCGACATCCCGACGGGCGACTTCCAGACGTTCCAGACGGCCGAGGAGGCGCGGCTCTTCCTCGAGGAGCGTGAGAGCCAGCCCATGGTCGTGAAGGCCGACGGCCTCGCCGCCGGCAAGGGGGTCGTCGTCTGCGACACCAAGGAGGAAGCGCTCGAAGCAGTCGAGCGGATCGCCGGCGCGAAGGAGTTCGGCGCCGCGGGGAACCGCCTCCTGATCGAAGAGCGGCTGCACGGTCAGGAGGCTTCGATCCTCGCATTGACCGACGGGCAGTCGATCGTCGCGCTGCCCGCGGCCCAAGATCACAAGCCGGCCCACGACGGCGACACCGGCCCAAACACGGGCGGCATGGGCGCGTACAGCCCGGCGCCGATCGTGACCGACGCGCTGCTCCGGCAGGTCGAGGAAGAGGTGCTCGTCCCCACGGTGCACCACATGAAGCGGAAGCGCCGGCCCTTCAAGGGCGTCCTCTACGCCGGGCTGATGCTCACGAAGCAGGGCCCGAAGGTGCTGGAGTACAACGTCCGCTTCGGCGACCCCGAGTGCCAGCCGGTGCTGATGCGGCTGAAGACCGACCTGTTGGACCTGCTCGAAGCGACCGCCGACGGCCGCCTGCACGAGGCGCCGCCGCTCGAATGGGACCCGCGTCCCGCGGTCTGCGTCGTGATGGCGAGCGAGGGCTACCCCGGCTCGTACGAGAAGGGGCACGTCATCTCCGGCCTCGCCGAGGCCGACGCGGTGCCGGGCGTGAAGGTCTTCCACGCCGGCACGGCGTCGATCGATGGCGACGTGGTGAACGTCGGCGGCCGCGTGCTGGGCGTCACCGCCCTGGGCGATACGATCCCCGCCGCGAAGCTCGCGGCCTACACCGCGGTGAAGCAGATCCGCTGGCGCGGCGCTTGGTGCCGCAAGGACATCGCCGACAAGGCGGTCGGCGTCGTTTCGTAG
- a CDS encoding Cupin domain protein has protein sequence MPRHQIARLAEIEPVECPCGQSRRAFVDDPDRIASLHVVEVTRDARTHYHKRLTEIYYVLEGTGRIELDGETSPIGPGDSILIKPGCRHRAIPDADTPLRVINVPVPAFDPDDEWFD, from the coding sequence ATGCCACGCCACCAGATCGCCCGCCTCGCCGAGATCGAACCGGTGGAATGCCCCTGCGGTCAGTCTCGCCGAGCGTTTGTCGACGACCCCGACCGGATCGCCTCGCTGCACGTGGTCGAGGTGACCCGCGATGCGCGCACCCACTACCACAAACGGCTCACCGAGATCTACTACGTGCTCGAGGGGACGGGCCGGATCGAACTCGACGGCGAGACCTCCCCCATCGGCCCGGGCGATTCGATCCTGATCAAACCGGGCTGCCGCCACCGGGCGATCCCCGATGCCGACACGCCGCTCCGCGTGATCAACGTGCCGGTGCCGGCGTTCGATCCGGACGACGAGTGGTTCGACTGA
- a CDS encoding Phage Tail Collar Domain protein: MSAHSRFLLPALVCLVALPTVAVQPFTSVVGGGEAFDNSQESLGLRYLVRLASDDFDDLGEVGLFAAREQYLPSGWVEAAGQTLDISSNQSLFSKLGTRFGGDGEQTFKLPDLRGRTAIGAGSGPGLPTYAVGDAVGQEQVTLTIDQIPSHTHALGGGYAAGAAGGGMSHSNLQPSLALTPIIAVSGNYPSRNLIDPGVGGQAEAAAIGIGGGDPYLSELSWIAHHQVPDGWMIADGSILPINNNAALFSLLGTEFGGDGRTNFALPDLRGRAAVGANGFQQVGLKGGEHDEALTLSQLPAHDHELPSGGTTGPTGTGQPQSNRQPTLGLTTVVALTGVYPSAPATSEVGEEGDTPPIGEIGTGSEPSLGSITRFGASFAPRGFAYASGQDLDISSNTALFSLFAELDGGGFTTLYGDNGSSRFDLPNLEDRLAVGAGAGVGLVNRQQGEQFGAEESALTVANLPEHSHLISVPGDYNNNGVVDAADYTVWRDNVGQPAGTLPNDEDGGDIGPAQYDTWAANYGLPGFTPPPSTAVPEPSAVGLAMLGLIGLSRTTRRPDRTPAPAR; this comes from the coding sequence ATGTCTGCTCACAGCCGGTTTTTACTGCCCGCTTTGGTCTGTCTAGTGGCTCTGCCCACGGTCGCGGTGCAGCCCTTCACCAGCGTCGTCGGAGGAGGCGAGGCGTTCGATAACTCGCAGGAATCTCTGGGGCTGAGGTACCTGGTGCGTCTCGCTAGCGATGACTTCGACGACCTCGGCGAAGTCGGCCTGTTCGCCGCGCGCGAGCAGTACCTGCCTTCCGGATGGGTGGAAGCGGCGGGGCAGACGCTCGATATCTCCTCGAATCAGAGCTTGTTCTCGAAGTTAGGAACCCGCTTCGGTGGTGACGGCGAGCAGACCTTTAAATTGCCCGACCTACGCGGCCGGACCGCGATCGGCGCCGGCAGCGGCCCCGGATTGCCGACCTACGCGGTTGGCGACGCGGTCGGCCAAGAGCAGGTGACGCTCACGATCGACCAGATCCCCTCACACACCCACGCACTTGGTGGCGGCTACGCAGCCGGGGCGGCGGGGGGCGGCATGTCGCACAGCAACCTGCAGCCCTCGTTAGCGCTCACCCCGATCATCGCCGTATCGGGAAACTATCCCTCGCGCAACCTGATCGATCCTGGCGTCGGGGGCCAAGCCGAGGCCGCCGCGATCGGCATCGGGGGCGGCGACCCTTACCTCAGCGAGTTGAGCTGGATCGCTCACCACCAGGTGCCCGATGGCTGGATGATCGCCGATGGGAGCATTCTGCCGATCAACAACAACGCGGCCCTGTTTTCATTGCTAGGGACTGAGTTCGGCGGTGACGGGCGAACCAACTTCGCGCTGCCCGACCTGCGCGGCCGCGCCGCGGTGGGCGCCAACGGTTTTCAGCAAGTAGGACTGAAGGGGGGCGAACACGACGAGGCCCTCACACTCTCTCAGTTGCCCGCGCACGATCACGAGCTCCCCTCTGGTGGGACGACCGGCCCGACGGGGACGGGGCAGCCGCAGAGCAATCGCCAGCCGACGCTCGGCTTAACGACCGTGGTCGCCCTAACCGGCGTCTACCCCTCGGCGCCGGCGACGAGCGAGGTCGGTGAAGAAGGTGACACGCCCCCCATCGGGGAGATCGGCACAGGAAGCGAGCCGTCCCTCGGCTCGATCACCCGCTTCGGCGCCAGCTTCGCGCCGCGCGGCTTTGCCTACGCTAGTGGGCAGGATTTGGATATCAGTTCGAACACGGCGTTGTTCTCTCTATTCGCCGAGTTAGATGGCGGTGGGTTCACCACGCTCTATGGCGATAACGGAAGCAGTCGATTCGATCTGCCCAACCTGGAAGACCGCTTGGCGGTCGGCGCCGGCGCCGGGGTGGGACTGGTCAATCGGCAGCAAGGCGAGCAATTCGGCGCGGAGGAGAGCGCCCTCACCGTCGCGAACCTGCCGGAGCACTCCCACCTCATCAGCGTGCCGGGCGACTACAACAACAACGGCGTTGTCGACGCGGCGGACTACACGGTGTGGCGCGACAACGTTGGCCAGCCCGCCGGCACGCTGCCGAACGATGAAGACGGTGGTGACATCGGGCCCGCTCAATACGATACGTGGGCGGCCAACTACGGTCTGCCAGGCTTCACCCCCCCTCCGAGCACGGCCGTTCCCGAGCCCTCGGCGGTCGGCTTGGCGATGCTGGGGTTGATCGGCCTCAGTCGAACCACTCGTCGTCCGGATCGAACGCCGGCACCGGCACGTTGA
- the trpD gene encoding Anthranilate phosphoribosyltransferase, which yields MATPPPIAEPLSQLARGEDLSLDTMREAINAIMTGGVSEDAIAQLLTGLAQKGETVDEVAGAALALREHMTPIRAARPTIVDTCGTGGGGSKTFNVSTTAALVAAAAGATVAKHGNRSVTSRTGSADVLAELGVNIEASVAQVEACLDELGLCFCFAPLMHPSMKHVGAVRKRLGIRTIFNVLGPLANPARATRQVLGAGLPELRPLLAGAMQKLGTERTLVVSGADGLGDVTVAGETNVSEIVGERVTDYRWTPEDFGLERSPTTGLEVESPAHSAAVIRKVLKGQPGTARDIVVLNAAAALIAADLASTPREGAEKAASAIDSGAASGLLAKLAERSHAPA from the coding sequence ATGGCGACGCCCCCCCCGATCGCGGAACCGCTCTCCCAGCTCGCCCGGGGTGAGGACCTGTCGCTCGACACGATGCGTGAGGCGATCAACGCCATCATGACGGGGGGGGTGAGCGAGGACGCGATCGCCCAGCTGCTCACCGGTCTAGCGCAGAAGGGCGAGACGGTCGACGAAGTCGCCGGCGCCGCCCTGGCGCTGCGCGAGCACATGACGCCGATCCGCGCCGCGCGTCCCACGATCGTCGACACCTGCGGCACGGGCGGGGGGGGGTCGAAGACCTTCAACGTCAGCACCACGGCCGCCCTGGTCGCCGCCGCCGCGGGCGCGACGGTCGCCAAGCACGGCAACCGGAGCGTCACGAGCCGGACCGGCTCGGCCGACGTGCTGGCGGAGTTGGGCGTCAACATCGAGGCCTCGGTCGCCCAGGTCGAGGCCTGCCTCGATGAGCTCGGCCTCTGCTTCTGCTTCGCCCCGCTGATGCACCCCTCGATGAAGCACGTCGGCGCTGTGCGGAAGCGGCTCGGCATCCGCACGATCTTCAACGTGCTCGGCCCGCTGGCGAACCCGGCCCGCGCCACACGCCAGGTGCTCGGCGCGGGGCTGCCCGAGCTGCGTCCCCTGCTCGCCGGGGCGATGCAGAAACTGGGCACGGAGCGGACGCTCGTCGTCAGCGGCGCCGACGGACTTGGCGACGTGACCGTCGCCGGCGAGACGAACGTCTCGGAGATCGTTGGTGAGCGGGTCACCGACTACCGTTGGACGCCCGAGGACTTCGGACTCGAGCGCTCGCCGACGACCGGCCTGGAGGTCGAGAGCCCCGCGCACAGCGCCGCAGTGATCCGAAAAGTCCTCAAGGGCCAGCCCGGCACGGCCCGCGACATCGTGGTGCTGAACGCCGCGGCGGCTTTGATCGCGGCCGACCTCGCGAGCACCCCGCGCGAGGGCGCCGAGAAGGCCGCCTCGGCGATCGACAGCGGCGCTGCCAGCGGACTGCTGGCGAAGCTCGCCGAGCGCTCTCACGCCCCGGCTTGA